In one Shinella zoogloeoides genomic region, the following are encoded:
- a CDS encoding ABC transporter ATP-binding protein, with product MTINIDKAALAESPAKAISIRDVNLYYGPLHVLKDINLEIQPGEFFAFLGPSGCGKTTLLRLIAGFNQAQNGAVVVGGEDVLDMPPWKRDIGMVFQSYALWPHMTVARNVAFGLEERRLPRAEVEKRVAAALALVGLSHLADRRPSQLSGGQQQRVALARTIAIEPKVLLLDEPLSNLDAKMRVEVRRELRELQQRLKLTTIFVTHDQEEANTVCDRIAVFNEGRIQQVGTPMHLYEKPSNLFVANFLGTANILEGSVKGEGAARSFEVAGGGSIPVPAGVDVPAGAKLVFRPQYATIGTVDADAVPLSGTIAHREFLGATVRYGVEVGTATVLVDAPFHSGDGLLAPGSRTVLGIKPASALWLAD from the coding sequence ATGACCATCAATATCGACAAGGCTGCCCTCGCGGAAAGCCCAGCAAAGGCCATCAGCATCCGCGACGTGAATCTCTATTACGGTCCGCTGCATGTGCTGAAGGACATCAATCTCGAAATCCAGCCCGGCGAGTTCTTCGCCTTTCTCGGCCCGTCCGGCTGCGGGAAGACGACGCTGCTGCGCCTCATCGCCGGGTTCAACCAGGCTCAGAACGGCGCGGTCGTCGTCGGCGGCGAGGATGTGCTCGACATGCCGCCGTGGAAGCGCGACATCGGCATGGTATTCCAGTCCTACGCGCTCTGGCCGCACATGACGGTGGCACGCAACGTCGCCTTTGGCCTGGAGGAGCGGCGCCTGCCCCGCGCCGAGGTGGAAAAGCGCGTGGCCGCGGCCCTTGCGCTGGTCGGCCTGTCGCATCTTGCCGACCGGCGGCCCTCGCAGCTTTCCGGCGGCCAGCAGCAGCGCGTGGCGCTCGCCCGCACCATCGCCATCGAGCCCAAGGTGCTGCTGCTCGACGAGCCGCTGTCGAACCTCGACGCGAAGATGCGCGTGGAGGTGCGGCGGGAGCTGCGCGAACTCCAGCAGCGCCTGAAGCTCACCACCATCTTCGTCACCCACGATCAGGAGGAGGCGAACACGGTCTGCGACCGCATCGCGGTCTTCAACGAAGGCCGCATCCAGCAGGTCGGCACGCCGATGCATCTCTACGAGAAGCCGTCCAACCTCTTCGTCGCCAACTTTCTCGGCACGGCGAACATCCTGGAAGGCAGCGTGAAGGGTGAGGGCGCGGCGCGCAGCTTCGAAGTGGCCGGCGGCGGCAGCATTCCGGTGCCGGCGGGCGTCGATGTGCCGGCCGGGGCGAAGCTCGTCTTCCGCCCGCAATATGCGACGATCGGCACGGTGGACGCCGATGCCGTCCCGCTTTCCGGCACAATCGCGCACCGGGAGTTCCTCGGCGCGACGGTGCGCTACGGCGTGGAAGTGGGCACGGCGACGGTGCTGGTCGACGCGCCCTTCCATTCCGGCGACGGCCTGCTTGCCCCCGGCAGTCGCACGGTGCTCGGCATCAAGCCGGCCTCGGCGCTCTGGCTTGCCGATTGA
- a CDS encoding ABC transporter permease: MAFALPSLPARRITARPGQVLAVTLIALFLAIFLVIPAGTVIYTAFTEKGTGALTAVNFVDFFNTDLFRRSFFNSVYVSAMSVVWASAIALPLAVLTTRFEFRGSLVIQTLGFVPLIMPPFVGAVAMQLLFGRNGTVNLLLNDWFGIRIPFMEGLNGVIFVQSLHYFPFILINLSTSLRNIDRSMEEAAQNLGSSGMRLFRRIVFPLAMPGYLAGASLVFVKVFDDLATPLLLNVKDMLAPQAYLRVTSVGLTDPMGYVISVILIVVSIFAMWLSAVAMRGKDYSTTQRGGGGLSRRKLGLGESIVAYGVVGLILLLVLSPHIGLLMLSFATVWSFSPLPDAVTLAHYGRVFGESSIYIKNTLIYATLAGLIDVVVGGAIAYLVLRTKIIGRRWLDWAATSALAIPGVVLGIGYLRTFYGVSLPDGTPLATLWIMVVLALAIRRLPYALRACYAALQQVSESLEEAAENLGATKQRTIRRIVLPLMTGGLLAGFVTSFSTAAVELSATLMLIQSNSDAPLAYGLYVFMQSPAGRGPGAALGVIAVVMVALCTLLSHYVIERRQKALGIGK, from the coding sequence ATGGCCTTCGCACTTCCATCCCTTCCTGCCCGGCGCATCACGGCGCGGCCCGGCCAGGTTCTGGCGGTGACGCTGATCGCGCTTTTTCTCGCGATCTTCCTTGTCATCCCCGCCGGAACGGTGATCTACACCGCCTTCACGGAGAAGGGCACCGGCGCACTCACCGCCGTGAACTTCGTCGATTTCTTCAACACCGATCTCTTCCGCCGCTCGTTCTTCAACTCGGTCTATGTCTCGGCCATGTCGGTGGTCTGGGCGAGCGCCATCGCGCTGCCGCTCGCGGTGCTGACGACGCGCTTCGAGTTCCGTGGCTCGCTGGTCATCCAGACCCTCGGCTTCGTGCCGCTCATCATGCCGCCCTTCGTCGGCGCGGTGGCCATGCAGCTGCTCTTCGGCCGCAACGGGACCGTCAACCTGCTGCTCAATGACTGGTTCGGCATCCGCATTCCCTTCATGGAGGGGCTGAACGGTGTCATCTTCGTGCAGTCGCTGCACTATTTCCCCTTCATCCTGATCAACCTCTCCACCAGTCTGCGCAACATCGACCGCTCCATGGAAGAGGCGGCGCAGAACCTCGGCTCGTCCGGCATGCGCCTCTTCCGCCGCATCGTCTTCCCGCTCGCCATGCCCGGCTATCTCGCCGGCGCCTCGCTGGTCTTCGTCAAGGTCTTCGACGATCTTGCGACGCCGCTTCTGCTCAACGTCAAGGACATGCTGGCGCCGCAGGCCTATCTGCGCGTCACCTCCGTCGGTCTGACGGACCCGATGGGCTATGTCATCTCCGTCATCCTCATCGTCGTCTCGATCTTCGCCATGTGGCTGTCGGCCGTCGCCATGCGCGGCAAGGACTATTCCACGACCCAGCGTGGCGGTGGCGGCCTGTCGCGGCGCAAGCTCGGTCTTGGGGAGAGCATCGTCGCCTATGGCGTCGTCGGCCTCATCCTGCTGCTCGTGCTCTCGCCGCATATCGGCCTGCTGATGCTGTCCTTCGCCACGGTCTGGTCCTTCAGCCCGCTGCCGGATGCCGTGACGCTCGCCCATTACGGCCGGGTGTTCGGCGAAAGCTCGATCTACATCAAGAACACGCTGATCTACGCCACGCTCGCCGGCCTCATCGACGTGGTCGTCGGCGGTGCCATCGCCTATCTCGTACTGCGCACCAAGATCATCGGCCGGCGATGGCTCGACTGGGCGGCGACCTCGGCGCTCGCCATTCCCGGCGTCGTGCTCGGCATCGGCTATCTGCGCACCTTCTACGGCGTCTCGCTGCCGGATGGCACGCCGCTCGCCACGCTCTGGATCATGGTCGTGCTGGCGCTCGCCATTCGCCGCCTGCCCTATGCGCTGCGCGCCTGCTACGCCGCCCTGCAGCAGGTATCGGAATCGCTGGAGGAAGCGGCGGAGAACCTCGGCGCGACCAAGCAGCGGACCATCCGCCGTATCGTGCTTCCATTGATGACGGGCGGCCTTCTCGCCGGCTTCGTCACCAGCTTCTCCACCGCCGCCGTCGAGCTTTCGGCGACGCTGATGCTCATTCAGAGCAATTCCGACGCGCCGCTCGCCTACGGTCTTTACGTCTTCATGCAATCGCCGGCCGGCCGCGGCCCCGGCGCGGCCCTCGGCGTCATCGCGGTCGTCATGGTCGCGCTGTGCACGCTGCTGTCCCACTACGTTATCGAGCGCCGCCAGAAGGCGCTCGGCATCGGCAAATGA